The following DNA comes from bacterium.
TGCGGCGCCCGAGGCGAAGCGGCGCGCGGCGGATCGTTCGGCGGCCGCCGCTTCGTTCCCGACGTCCTGCGCCGCGCCGTTTTGCGCGGCGTTCCCCGCGTCGTTTCCCGCGACGTCCGGGGTTTCGCCGCCGCGCTCCTCGAGCGGCGCCGCGCCGACGTCCGCGAGCAGCACCTCCGCCGGGGCGACGATCTCGTCGCCGACGCGGTAGCCCCACGCGGCGCAGCGCGCGACCACGCCGTCCGGCAGCCCCGGCGCGGCGGCCGCGCCGATCGCGCGGTGCGCGCGCTCGTCGAACGGACTCCCCGCTTCGGGCGCGATCAGGTCGAGGCCGATCGGCGCCACGAGGCGGCGGAAGTCGGCCAGCGTCTTCTCGATCGCGCGCCGGTACTTCGCGTCGAGCCCCGGCGCCCCGAGGCCGTTCTCGAGCGCCTTGAAGAAGGCGATCGCCCGCTCGCGCCAGAGGACGTCCCGCTTGGCGAGGGCGGCCCCCTCGAGCCGCAGCCGCGCCGCCTCCGCTTCGAGCTCCGCGCGCCGCTCGTCGGCGGTCCCCTCGAGGCGCGCCAGCAGCCGCTCCTCGAGCGCCTCCAGCGCCGCGCGGGTCCTGAACTGCTCCCGTTTCAACAGCTCCAGTTCGGCGGCGAGCCTCGCGGGCGCGCCGTCGATGGTCGGTTCGACGGACGACATGCCGGTCCCCTTTCGCGAAGGGGACGCCGACGGCCGTCCTTGCTGACGCCCCGGGGGCGGCGCTCCCCCGCCGGGGGGGGATGTGAGCCGGGGCCGGGGAGCGGGTAACATGGCGCGCCCGCATCCGTTTTGACGGCGGGTCAAGGGGACTCAGAAGATGAGCGAAGAGAAGTCGGTCGAGACCACCGCGTGCCGCGGCCTGTTCGTGGGCGAGTTGCAGGACGAGTCGTTCTACCCGTTCCCGACGCAAGGGGACGAGGAGAAGGAGCAGGCCGACCTGACCTGCGAGGCTTTCCGCGACTGGGCCAAGGACAATCTCGACGCGACCGCGATCGACCGCGAGCAGGAGATTCCGGCCGAAGTCCGCGCCGCCCTCGCCGAGATGGGAATCCTCGGGATGACGATCCCCGAGGAGTACGGCGGCTACGGGTTCGGCGCGACCTCCTACTGCCGCGTGATGGAAGAGGTCACGCGCGCCGACGCCTCCCTCTCGGTCTTCGTGGGGGCGCACCTCTCGATCGGCTCCAAGCCGCTCGTCCTCTTCGGCTCCGAGGAGCTGAAGAAGAAGTACCTGCCGGACATCGCCGCCGGGACGAAGCTCTGCGCCTTCGCC
Coding sequences within:
- the grpE gene encoding nucleotide exchange factor GrpE, producing the protein MSSVEPTIDGAPARLAAELELLKREQFRTRAALEALEERLLARLEGTADERRAELEAEAARLRLEGAALAKRDVLWRERAIAFFKALENGLGAPGLDAKYRRAIEKTLADFRRLVAPIGLDLIAPEAGSPFDERAHRAIGAAAAPGLPDGVVARCAAWGYRVGDEIVAPAEVLLADVGAAPLEERGGETPDVAGNDAGNAAQNGAAQDVGNEAAAAERSAARRFASGAAWRDPRWAAIAVLAAAAAWFAARPARVAPAASSAERTPAAAIADAPIAPANADARPIARGRDGWTVHVVRPGESLWSIARDAYGDGSLHGLVAAANPGLPAGLPPGTRLRLPGASIKESQR